The window ATTTTGATCATACATATATATGGATTATGGATATATGTACTGTGACAAGTCAGTCGTATACGGTATGGATGAAATAATTTGAAAGATTGTGCACAtgcatttagcaaaaaaaaaaaaaaaaaagattgcgCACATGCATGCATGCATGACACTACGAATTGGTCTAAGTAATCTCCTTCTGTCCACATCGTATCGACATATCAACTATTTTGTATACAGCACTTTTGCATTATTCATTCTTTTAGTATATTAGGCGTTTTCCCCATGTCTACTTTAGTTTTCGAATTTATCAAAATTCAAAGTTTATATGACAGATCCTTTGAAGATAAtgtaaataactaaaatttcaTATCCTCCAAAAGTTTACTCgggtattaaaatataaatagggTTAAACAGTTAAAAAATGGAGAAGAAAAATAAGGGAATAAATCCCATACAAAAAAGGAGTAAAGTTTATTTAATAAGTTCGTATTATTTTTTGGTAGGAACATTGATACATCAATGCAAAATATCCCTTACATTAATTAATGTACATACGCGTGTGGAAGTGGTCTATAAGTGAGGTATCTAAGCGCGTGTGGGCGTGCGTTTGTACATCTTTCGTAAATAAGATTTCATCGACGTACAAATTGAATTCGTTTTTggttaaaaagtaaaaaatgtttaacataaataaaaactaataatttaaAGAGAGTGGAGGAACAACGGCCCcaagattttattttaagattgacGTGATTGCGACGTGTCGCTTGCTTGTCTGCTTAGTGGGTCCACATCCATTGCTCCTTGCAAAATTCatctgaactttttttttttggtaaaaaaattcATCTGAACTTCACttatgtttctcttttggatatttttagttGGATctgtaatttaaatttatttacgtAAGTTCACATGTTTTTAACAAATTGGAGAatgtattatgaattttatcTATTTACCGAAGTTCCTCGCTATAAATCTATAGACTTTGGTTATCGGTATTAGAAAATCATTCAAATATTAGATGAAGTGCCTTGGTAAAGCTCCTTTCACATGGAAAGCCAACacactaaatatttaaaaattacatttCTCAGGAGAATGCAtagtatttgttttaaatgtaTAGTAATTTAATAACTCAAAATTTAGCTATACCAAATCTATACaacagaaaataataaaataaagatgGTGGAGTGTGATAATAATTGAAGTTACTGTGgacacttttatttatttttctcctcTTGCactcattttcttttaaaaaaaaattcgtttttCACATTTAGTGATAATACATATGTGGACTTTATATGGAAcaccaaaaaaatcattttagtgcttggttcttctctctttctccatCTCTTTCATCAATgctatctttctctctctaagaaaccattttctttgttttgccAAGAAAACCCATCCAAGGTTTGTAAACTGTTTCTCCaaaatttgttttcttgttctttGTCTAAAGTTTGTGAATCTGGTGTGTCCTTCTTTCTTCATTTTGATCTTCTGTTCTTCTATCCAACTTCAAGATCCCAAATCTTGAAATGTTTTCAGATGTATGTGTGTATATGAGATTTATGAGTAAAGATTAGATTTGTTCCTTTTACTTCAACTACTAGATCTATTTGTAGTCATCCTTTTTTCTAGCTGATCAAGATTCTTCCCCATGTCTTGATTTTCCTTTGATTTAATGCCCTCATAATCTTTAGTTTCATGAAGACCATATGAATTCTTAACTTTGatctaatctttatatattttggtaGCTTCTTTATCTTATGGATGTCTTACTTCACTTTATCCTCTTATGATACCCTCAACATACAATAAGCTCACGAATTAGATTGGTAACTGAAACTTTTTTCTGAGAAATAAAGAAATCAGGCTCTTTTGCGTGCGAataattgtttcttttttttttgtgattacaCTTCATCAAATCGTTACATGTATACACTTCAAAATATACCAACTAATCCCAACTTATATTTTTCACATGAAATAACgttcactttttttttgctcttcTGGGTTTCTTGGAATCACAAATCTCAACAAGTTTCATAATCTTAGTTTACGTGTTGTGTGTAGATCGGACATAAACTGGAGATGATAAAAGAAGATCTAGTGTTATGCTGAACTATTTGGGAAGCGAAGAGGCAGATAGTAACAGTGGAAGAATCAAATGTTCTTGTCCACTGAGAACCCACCACATGACCcactttcatcttcttctcctgcTACTTCCAGTTTATTACATCTCACCACTTCTTCACATGAGTTAGGTCAATCCCATCTCCAAAACTTCTCCATCAGGTAAATTAAAAacttctacttttttttttattctctgaaagtctttttttgttttctggGTTTCTTCGCCAATATGGTTTTCccccagacaaaaaaaaagtctcttGATTTCGTGATGGGTCAGTCTCAAATGATCAAAAGTGTTGACCTTTCTTCCTTCTTCCTTATAGTAACTAATGGGTCAGTTTTAAATGATCATAAGCTAAAAACTCATCCTCATAGCTAGATCAAAAGTTTTGACCTTTCTTCCTTCTTCCTTAGCTTTTTTGAGACTTGGAAGTAACTAACGTCGTTATATATATGCTTTGATGCATGCAGAGATTACGCGTATAGTAACAGAAAGAACAGCATCAAGAACAGCTGGCCATTTTCTCCTAAAAGTCTCCAAATTTGTTCAACTCATGGCGTAACTGATCCTTTGCCACCGTTTGAGACAACGGCTAGTTCATCGTCAGGGAAGCAGATCGTATCTCATGTCCATAGAGGAACTGGTTTGGCTAAACTTGGGCTAAAAGGAGGTTGTAGCCAATCAAGGGTCATCAAGAATGGTTTTGGTACGAGTACAAGTGTTTCGAAGTCTAAGGTAGAGATAGTAGTAGCTGGTACAAGTAATAACAACAAGAACAGTAAAAAGTGTggacgaggaggaggaggaatgGTGAAATCCAAAGAAGATACTTGTGGTGGTGGCCTCGTGATGACGACAACATGTCCTATTTGCAAAACCTTCTCATCAGCTTCCAACACTACTTTGAATGCTCACATCGATCAGTGTCTGTCTGCTGATTCAGAACTGCCACCTGTTAGTACTTATAAGCCAAACAAGCATAGAGTTGATCAGCGTCTGTCTGTTGATTCAGCCGTGCCACCTGTTAGTAGTACTAAGCCAAACAAGCCTAGAGTTAATCAGTGTCTGTCTGTTGATTTATCCGTGCCACCGGTTAGCACCAAGCCAAACAAGCCTAGAGCTAAGCCACAGATGAAAGTTAAAACGATGGTTGATATTTATGCTTCTGCTAAAAGATGCACGTTAGAAGATCTTGACAAGAGAAATGGAACTACGTGGGTGTCCATTTTGAGTCACACGAATCGAGTTGTTGCTGATAAAGTGTCCAAGAAGCGGAAAGCTTCTCCTGTGGGCGTTGGTCCGGTTTATATCGATGCCAAGGGTCAAAAACTGCGGATTCTAACAGAGTTCAGCGAGAAGAAGACTTGTACTACTACTACATTGAGAGAGCAGCATGAGGGTGGTAGTAGTGAAAAGAAGAGTTCAAGCCAAGGTAGTAAAGAAAACAGTAAAAGCTTGAGGAAGAGACGTCTGGGAAAGAAACATTACAAGTATCTTAAACTAACCAATCTCAAAGCCAATAATACATCAGAggtaataaataataacattaGTTTCtgtatcttttgtttttgtagtgAGGTTCATGAAATAACAGTACACTACTTTGTACAGCAGGTACCAGATTATCAAAGAGTGTTTTGCGGAGAAGGTAGCAGCAAGGGTCATCGTAGAATCTATAACCAGCGGATGTTATCAAAACCTGGTCTGGTTTCAAAGAGGCTAAATGAGAAAGGACATAAACTTTATGATTTGCGGGATCAGCCAtctgaggatgatgatgattcatGGTCAGGAGGAGAGCGTCTTGTGTTGAGAGGTACTGATTCATCCCCTTTGAAGAAACAGAAGGAAGTCTCTGGAAGGAATAAGGCTATGTTTGGGAGTAAAGGAGCTCAAAGTCGTTCATTTAGAGTTCAGATGAGTGAAAAGGAGGAGGCATCACTTGCAGTAGCTCATTTAGACACCCTCCAAGTCAAGAAGAGACTTGCTTCGATTCAAGAAAATAAGTATCCACTTGGAAAGAATGTCAGCGAGGTTTCTCCTCGTGCAACTAGCATGAGAAAGGTGTCCCCACAATTCGTAGCAAATGGCTGGAGACGACTATCTCTGCCTGTGGAGCTAAAGAAAGCTCGGCTGGATTCgtctgaggaagaagaagctggAAAATGGGAATCTGAAATGACACAAGAACGTGAACTCTCAGATGATGATTATGTTTCTGGTTATGATGATACTCCTTcatttgatgatgatgatgacgaagaAAGTAGTGATGAGGAGGATGAAGATAatagcaacaacaacaacagtagAGCCAATGTGTTGGACAAAAGCAATGATGCTACACCTAGCGAGAGAGCAATGTATTATTACTCTGAAGAAGTTGAGGAAATGATTTATAGGCAAACCACTTGTGATGAAGATGTGAGGTTTGAATCTGAGGTGAGAGGAAAAGGAAGCTTATTTGTAGAGGTTGATACCATTCCCATTCCAGGACCTCCTGGCTCATTTCTACCTAGTCCCAGGGACATGTGTTACGATGAGAATCTTGGAAACTCGTCTGTTATCACAAGCCAGTTCCATTCTTTCGACAGAAACTCATCTGAATCACCTGTTTCTGCTGTTTCAAACGTTGCAGCTGGTAAGTTGAGTTTCCCTGTGGAGTTATCTTCTTCCTACACGACAACACCGATGAGCTTTTGTGTTCCATCTCATCATGAGACAATCACCGAGGCTGAGCTGATGACTGTTGGCAAGACAGAACCACCTCCAAGACTTAGAAGCAACGATCATGAGTCTTGTTGTTGTTGCcagagaaaagagagaatctCTGAGGGGATTGCTTTGAAGCATCAAACATCTCATCTACTGCAGAGAAGAGGTGCTTCTTATTCGTCACATTTGGATACAACAAATCATCCGTTTGAGGAGTCACCGTACATGATCCAGCAAGACTTAGAACTTCAGAGTAAATTCTCCAGCAGAGCTGTTGTTGTGCCTCCAAGTCCTAACCCGGTTTTGCGGTTGATGGGAAAAGACCTGATGGTCATGAACCAAGGAGAAGCAGACAAGGTAGAAGCATCTCGGGATAGCTTAAAACCACCCACTCAGTTTCTTGATTCTCTTCATTGCCCAGCTGGAACCGGCTTATACTTCAACACAGGTCTCTATTTAAGAAACAGTTTCGAGTCAACACATCATCAACCACAGACACCACAAGCACAAGCACAGACACAAACACAAGCTTCACCAGTCCGACACAGTTTTGATGATCATGTAAGGTACTTTTCTCCGAGCTAGTCAATCCAATGTAAGAGTTTCGGCCTTTGTGTCTGTCCCTTTGTGTAGTTATGGACCTTACGGTTTACATTAAGAAAAGCAGACACTTGAAAAGAACAAACACTCACTCTGTAGAAGATAAAAAGTAACTTTAAGCTTTGAGAAGCTCAACAAGTAAACTTGTAAGTTTATATATAAGGTTTGGCCATTGTGGTAAGAACAACATGATTCTTCCACAAACTTTGACTGTGAATTCAGATTTCTTTTTCAAATATAGAGGGGAAAAGAAGataaaactaatttaaatataattaagtaaagCTCTTATCAAAGGCTccttgagcaaaaaaaaaaacaatacaaagtATTCACTTTAGTTTCGGGTTTAGATAAGTTTCGAGCAAAAACACAGTTGAATCTGTATCAAGATCTAGATAACTTTACGCTTTCATAACAGATAAAAGTTCAGTCTTTCATGAGCTCATTGAGAGATAAATTGCCTTGCATCTGCAGTTTTCGGATCTCGTTTGCAATCTGAATACAGTGAgctgcaacaacaaaaaacaaaagaatgcaTGCGACAAAAAAAAGTGTGTCAAGTTTTAAAATCAAGAAGAATGAATCTAAGAAATCAAGAGCACGTACGAAGTATCATAGTAGAAAAATTATTCTTGAAGAAGAGAAGGCATTGGCTGAGAATGAACCTCATATGACGCTGTCAAGCCTTGAAGAAGCAAAAACCAAAGCTGAGAATCTAAAGAATCAAGCTCATGATATACAAAAAACCATTGTGTAGAGATCACAGAGATCCAAGAAGTGAAAGGTTTCAAGAAGAGTGTTTAAAACCACTTCATGTCTTCTTCTACAGTTAGGCTTGATGTTTATGCTGTTCAATTTTCAGTTAATTGCCAGTGGAATAGATTGTTGTACCCACATGAATTTTGTTCTTTAGTGTGATATTGCAATTAAACGCAACGAGTTATACGGTTAATCATCCATTAttcacaaaataaaagaaacatcTGATTACACACTATTTATGGAGAGACTATCTgtttgaaaagaagaaaaataagaaagatGAGTAACATAGTTTACTTCTTGGAACTTTGGTCAAAAAGACTCCACCAAATTACATTAAAAACCAAACACCAAGAAACTAAAATtagaaccaaaaaccaaaagtatttttaaaattttcctcTATACCATATATACGTTTTCTTAGAATCCTTATCCTTCGTTAGGTGGCAACTCATTCAAGTCAAACTCAAATTTCTTCACTTCTTGCACTGTCTCTGTTACTTGACTAGAAGAAGCTGCTGCCGGAGCGGTTGGAGCAGCGGTTACAGCCTCACTAGAAACTGGTCCAGTCCAATGGCGTCTCTTATGACCTCCAAGAGCTTGACCTGTTGGGAAACTTTTGTGACAAATGTCACAAACGTGATCTCCATTATTACCACTGCTTAAAGATGTGTTTGATGCTTGAGCACTAGCTAAACCAGTTATCATGGCTTCGGTTCCAAGTAATAAAGCTTCACTGTTTGCCCTAGCTTGATGACTCTCCAAAACTTTGACCTTGTTGTGACTTGCTCTATGACCTCCTAAAGCTTGATAAGAAGTAAACGACTTGTTGCAAGTCACACACACGTGCTTCTCACGTGCACCACCACCTTCCTCAGCTGCAGCAGCAACATCCCcaagctgatgatgatgatcatgagtagatgatgatgatgatacctTCTCTATCTCAGAtaatcttctcttcttcttcttcatatctTCGGCAGAGTGTGAATCAGAAGTCTCAGCAACATCGAGATTAACAGCTTCCGCAGTAGTAGCTAAGAGCATTAGATCCTTAGCATCAATGTTATCataaccatcatcatcatcatcatcatcatcatgatccGAGCTTGTAAACTCACCAACATGATGATCATCAATAGAGAGTGTAGAAGAGGATGAATTACCAAGtggatgaggaggaggaggaggaggcaaaACTCCTTTCCATGTTCTGTGTGGATGAAACCTCATGTGTCCATATAAAGCCTTCCTTGATGTAAACTTCTTATGGCAAACACTACAATCAATTTCGGATTCACCAGACTTGTTCTGATTTTCGAGCACATGAATTCTTTTATGACCTCCTAAAGCCTTACCAGACATAAACTGTTTACCACATTCAGAACACATatgcttcttctcttcttcttcttccacatcTCCTTCTAGATCTATACTGTTAGCTCTATCATCATTATCTTCTTCCCTTAGACTGATACTTTTAGGTTCTTTCTCATCATCTTCAGCTTGATCTTTTTCTATGTCTTTTCTCTTTTCAACTATGAATCCAAGTGAGGATCCACAGTCGTCTTTGTAACACTGTTCCATTGCTTTCGAAGCTTGAACCCACCCAAAAAAACTAAGCTCAGAATCTCTCGCAGCTCTCTTAAACTCCACAAGTCGGATGTGATTGCAAAAACGCTTGGGACCaataaagtaaatatttaaCCCTAATATTTGAAGACGGGTGTACTAATTAGAATTTAAAGAGATAAGTAGTGAAAATACtgaaaactttttttatgtattttcttaTCTCTTGATACCTTTGAATCACAGTCAAAGATTTTCTTTTGATGCAAGGATAtctcaaattaaaaataaaaccaaataaatgaaaatcCAAATAAAGACTTGATTTAGGGTTGTTATTGCCTTATTGGTAGTGATGATAGCTGGCTCAAAATTGTTGTATTGGCTTAGAGGTATTGCATGTTTGCCAGGACTAGTAGGTGCAGTGTGTAGTGTCCATTATTTATTGTCCTCCCTTTTTAACATTAAAAGGTTATATTAATTTAAGTGTCCAACGGGATAAGATGATTACAAACAGAAATATATTCGACGATAATACAATAAGCGATGAAAACTAAACCATAATGAAAACTTAAGATAGGAGTGGCCAATCCGTAGAGAAGCTTCATTTGTAATCCTAAAGCTTGCGTTCGAAGGAACACAAAGAAGTCAGATTCAAAACCGAAGTTGAAGAATCTATCCAATGGGTTTTACGGCAGTTGAAAACCGTCTCTAAATATATCAAGATCGCTAGAGAGAGAGGAGTTGAATGATCCTCCATTAAAATTCTTTGGTGTAAAAAAGTAAAGCCGATAATGCGGGTTCTAAAGAACTCACTGGAGGGGACAATAGAAAACCATTTTGAATAAGTAAGTCTTAATCTTTACGTCTACATATTGTATTTGCAATAGCTTGTTGAGACCCCTTGGTGATTCATATATATACTAATCTTTTCACTATCTCTCCATCCAGTATTTACTTCATTGGTCGatttatatagaagaagatacaatgAGACACACAAAAGTCATATGAATTTTCAATTAGAAGGTTTTGAAGTTTCCTAAGATCAAAAGAATGATACAAATAAAACAATACGTGGGCACACAAACACTCCCTTCCCTCAGGTTGTTACCGGTACATTGCATATATCTGGCTTACTTCGCCTCATAACAATTTAACAAAAACCAACAAAGCTGCAAAAATGGTCAGCCAAAGAGGAGTAGAAGCGGTGTTGACGGCTGCGTTTACGTCTGCCGCTGAAGCAGGAGACATAGCGGGGCACTCTAGACCTTCTTTACCTCCTTTGCACTGGTTAGCGAAAAGTCCAGGCGGGTATTGCCCATAGAGATTGATGTAACTGAACATAGTGGTAGCACAATCGTTACTCAGGTCGTTGAGCTGTTCGGTGTAAGGACACGCAAAGTCCAAAAACGCGGAGCAGCATTCCTTTACTGGGAATTTGGGACCTTTGCACTGGCTTGTTATGATTGTATAGTTCATAAACTCAAAGTTCACTGGACATGCTGTTACCATGAGAAAAAGAGAAACCATGTCAAAAATAAAACAGAACATTCTTCTCAAAAAATCGGTTGCATCTCCACAGAAAATGCGTAAAGGAGTCATTAGGGAATCTTGATTAGATGTTTGTATGTAAAATGATTTTAGACTAATGCCATGATCCAGAGACAAACAAAGTTTTGAAGATCAATACAAAAATTTGTAGAGGTTTGAAGCATTTATTAAGCCAAACTATACAGATATGACCAAAAAGCAAATAATTTGGTAAGCAaacagaaatttaaaaaaaaaaaaaatcaagattgtAAGTTATAACTCAAAGATTTGGGCAATGAAACTGTATAGTTTAGGATCCATATAGAAGCAGGAAACGTTACTAGATACATCAGGATTCGTTTGTATATTATTGTAATATGGAAGTCTTACTAAGATCTCATCTTACTTCAAATAGAATCAATTTATAAAGGATCAAAAAGAGTAATAAATTGAGGAAAGAGAGATTTAAAAGAGAACTTACTTTTCTTGGTCTGAAGTAGGTTTCTTCCGGTAACCAAAGCCTGAGATCCGAACACACCATCTGCAATAAAAAGACAAGAAAGTTaccaaattaaatattttcttcctAGAGATTTGAACATTCGAACAGATTGAGGaaataaatcttttttaaaaaataaaataaaaaatgtaccTGAGATgaaactggaggatgagaaagAAGGAAATATTGTGAGTAAAAGACAGAAGAAAAGAGCTCCAGAGACGAACTTGAGAGACATGATTCTTTGGAGTTGCACAAGTAACGAAGAGATCTGATAAGAAACAGAAAGACGACTTGGTGGAAGACGAGATATGCCGCACCACGAAGATTGAGAGAGACTGAAaactaaaacattaaaataaataaatataaagagtctcaaatataaaaagagagagaggtggatgagatattaaattatttattttgttgacaTTAGATTACAGGCTTTACTTTACAGCCTAGAAGAACGCGGAAACTATTTGAGTGTCTGTCTCATTCTTCAACGTCACGTTCCTAACCGGTGACGTTAAGCGTATGTATGTTGTATATACGTTTTCTCATTAATTCGTAAATTATTATTACATGACTTAACAGATTGGGGAGCTATGCAAGTAAGATTATTTGTAAATGCAATTAGGTGAGCAAGTTGGCCACTTACTCAACAGTGTTTGAGCTAATGTATTCACTCTTTATCCATCCACATCTTTCACATACCTCATGCAACACATGCAATAATATATTTCTACATAGCCATCATAAACTGAGGTTTTTCAGCTACAAacttaaatgtttatattaCTTCCCGCACACGGAATGTTTTAAAAGAATTGTTTACAAGAAGTTATAGGAAGAAAAAATTCCCAAATATCTGTGTGTAGAATTTTTTTCATTCTCTCAGTTCTGTAAATAAATATAGTAACAATATGTCTCCATACGGTTATGTCCCAAAGCTTCAGATGCAGCATCGCTTTCTTTGCTGCAAGACATAAAAGAACAGAGTCTCAACTACAAATGAACTtgaacatgaaaaaaaaaaaaaaattcagtaatTATATCAGATTTTAACTCCTGTAACCAAAAACACAAGAACATACAATCACACAAATATGATCAGATGTTGgatatctttttttaaaagatcaAATATGATCAGATGGTGCAAAATTTTATGCTTAAAAAGAAGGAGAGAAAAAGAAACATTGAGTGAGCTTACTTCTTCGTAATGAGAGTCAAGCTGTTCTGTGATCTGAAGCTGTTTTGCTAACGTTAAATGTAATACCTGAAACACATACAACGTAGATATGTGTTTATATGATAAAAGCATTAAACCTTAATAATAGTTACAAGGTCAATATCAAGAAGTGTACGTACTGATTGGGTTTTGTCGAGATCAAGTTCTAGAGACTTGATTCTCTCGAGAGTTCCAGTTAATAGCTTCTCATTTTCGTCCGGGGTCTTTACAGGGATTCTACTAATCTCTGTGCATTCTTTCTCCAGCTTCTTAAGACGATCCAAACACTGAAGAACAATCTCTTTGTTTATGGATGAATCTGAGACATGGACACGGTTATGTCTTTGCCAGTATCCGAACAATAAGAAACTAAAGAGATCAAAATATAGCTTTAGTGGAAAGGCTATTAGTATTGTCACCAAGTGAACGATGTTCACGCCTTTGGTTTTCTCTCTAAGAACACCAAACCGTGATATCTGACCACCATAAAATGTGACAATGATACATTTGAACATGCAGTTGCGTAACACAACACTAACGAGACAAAATATGAGTGAAAAAGAAACACACCTTCTCTTCTTGATGTATTTGTTGAACAAGAGTTTTCAGAGCTCGTGTTAAGTAATTGGAGTTGagaccattctccttgagccgGTTCCTGTGAATCATGATCTCTTACATGAAGAGGAGCTTTTGTAGTTTGTGGTATGGGATTCACTTCCATGTGATGTACTAGCTGCAAAACAAGACAAGATTATATCATAGCTCGACTTATTATGACAACTTCATGAatctaataaacaaaaaaaaagacaaacaagAATTAGATGCCTCGGCTATTTCAGGATCATTCCATGGTCCTTTGTTAGACCTCAAGCACCCTCCTTCGTTAGCACATGTGCATACGCCTCCCAAGAAATCTGGAAGTTGACTGCATTCCAGAGTAAATTATAATGTTAGTGTAGTAACCAAAACTTGAATGACATTTCTCTATAAAGACAACACTTAAGAagtgacccaaaaaaaaaaaaagaattaaccTCGAATCAATTGTTTCAAGTAACTTTGACAAGGACTTTGGCTCCAAAACCTGAGTAACACAAGCAATAAATTAGTAGCTGTTGACAATAAATAGAAGAATAAACGATAATACATTACTTGTATCTTTGCAATAGTCACAGGATCAAGAAATTTCTGTGCGGCAGGCCAAATCAAACTCCTGAATCCAAATCCTGCATTGACAATGAACATCCTATGCAAAGTCTGCAAGAGTCAGAGAACCACGGTCACAAATTTTTACACCAACCGAAACACCCATGTCCACTCGGCTCATTGGCCTTAGACTAGTTACCGAAAGTGTAATCTTCAAAGAGTTAAGTACCTCAGGGTAATAACTACAATCTACTTTAGCAATAGAGGACAGGAGATTTGCCGCTGCAGGACTAAAGTTCTTCATACCCTGAGAGTTACCACAAGAGAGATGttaataaatcaagaaaaaaaaaacatttcatgaCACTTTTTAAGAGAATCTATATAGGAGTTTACATACCAGGCCATCAGCATCAAGTATTGTAGTCGTAGTAGTGACACGTCGCTTTGCAGCGATGGAACAGGCAGGGAGCTTCTGTTGAAGAGCCTTTTCGAATTCTTGGACATGGTACTTCAAGTACCGGTCAATGGTTGTAACATCCATAAGCTT of the Brassica rapa cultivar Chiifu-401-42 chromosome A03, CAAS_Brap_v3.01, whole genome shotgun sequence genome contains:
- the LOC103856949 gene encoding phosphatidylinositol/phosphatidylcholine transfer protein SFH14 isoform X2; the encoded protein is MSGGCGHTIDKLSDSEDERSRIGSPAKKVISCSIEDVRDENDEKIVLKLRQELLNKHSLPPRHDDYHMLLRFLKTMDFNIDKTVTAWEEMLKWRNEFGADHIIQDFNFNELDQVTMYYPQGYHGVDKDGRPIYIERLGKAHPGKLMDVTTIDRYLKYHVQEFEKALQQKLPACSIAAKRRVTTTTTILDADGLGMKNFSPAAANLLSSIAKVDCSYYPETLHRMFIVNAGFGFRSLIWPAAQKFLDPVTIAKIQVLEPKSLSKLLETIDSSQLPDFLGGVCTCANEGGCLRSNKGPWNDPEIAELVHHMEVNPIPQTTKAPLHVRDHDSQEPAQGEWSQLQLLNTSSENSCSTNTSRREGGQISRFGVLREKTKGVNIVHLVTILIAFPLKLYFDLFSFLLFGYWQRHNRVHVSDSSINKEIVLQCLDRLKKLEKECTEISRIPVKTPDENEKLLTGTLERIKSLELDLDKTQSVLHLTLAKQLQITEQLDSHYEEQRKRCCI
- the LOC103856948 gene encoding GPI-anchored protein LLG1, with amino-acid sequence MSLKFVSGALFFCLLLTIFPSFSSSSFISDGVFGSQALVTGRNLLQTKKTCPVNFEFMNYTIITSQCKGPKFPVKECCSAFLDFACPYTEQLNDLSNDCATTMFSYINLYGQYPPGLFANQCKGGKEGLECPAMSPASAADVNAAVNTASTPLWLTIFAALLVFVKLL
- the LOC103856947 gene encoding zinc finger protein ZAT1-like, whose amino-acid sequence is MEQCYKDDCGSSLGFIVEKRKDIEKDQAEDDEKEPKSISLREEDNDDRANSIDLEGDVEEEEEKKHMCSECGKQFMSGKALGGHKRIHVLENQNKSGESEIDCSVCHKKFTSRKALYGHMRFHPHRTWKGVLPPPPPPHPLGNSSSSTLSIDDHHVGEFTSSDHDDDDDDDDGYDNIDAKDLMLLATTAEAVNLDVAETSDSHSAEDMKKKKRRLSEIEKVSSSSSTHDHHHQLGDVAAAAEEGGGAREKHVCVTCNKSFTSYQALGGHRASHNKVKVLESHQARANSEALLLGTEAMITGLASAQASNTSLSSGNNGDHVCDICHKSFPTGQALGGHKRRHWTGPVSSEAVTAAPTAPAAASSSQVTETVQEVKKFEFDLNELPPNEG
- the LOC103856949 gene encoding phosphatidylinositol/phosphatidylcholine transfer protein SFH14 isoform X1; amino-acid sequence: MSGGCGHTIDKLSDSEDERSRIGSPAKKVISCSIEDVRDENDEKIVLKLRQELLNKHSLPPRHDDYHMLLRFLKTMDFNIDKTVTAWEEMLKWRNEFGADHIIQDFNFNELDQVTMYYPQGYHGVDKDGRPIYIERLGKAHPGKLMDVTTIDRYLKYHVQEFEKALQQKLPACSIAAKRRVTTTTTILDADGLGMKNFSPAAANLLSSIAKVDCSYYPETLHRMFIVNAGFGFRSLIWPAAQKFLDPVTIAKIQVLEPKSLSKLLETIDSSQLPDFLGGVCTCANEGGCLRSNKGPWNDPEIAELVHHMEVNPIPQTTKAPLHVRDHDSQEPAQGEWSQLQLLNTSSENSCSTNTSRREDSSINKEIVLQCLDRLKKLEKECTEISRIPVKTPDENEKLLTGTLERIKSLELDLDKTQSVLHLTLAKQLQITEQLDSHYEEQRKRCCI